GAGGAGCTGTCCTTAGTACGAGAGGACCGGGATGGACGCACCGCTGGTGTACCAGTTGTTCCGCCAGGAGCATCGCTGGGTAGCTATGTGCGGAAGGGATAAGCGCTGAAAGCATCTAAGTGCGAAGCCCCCCTCAAGATGAGATTTCCTTTGCGTAAGCAGTAAGACACCTCAGAGACGATGAGGTAGATAGGCTGGGAGTGGAAGTCCTGTGAAGGATGGAGCGGACCAGTACTAATCAGTCGAGGACTTGACCAAAGCGAAGCAAACTGGAAGTTTTTTTGCGAGGAGGATTATGTTTAGTTTTGAGTGTAAAAGCTCAAAAGAGTACGGTGGCGAAAGCAAGAAGGATACACCTGTTCCCATGCCGAACACAGAAGTTAAGCTTCTTAACGCCGAAAGTAGTTGGTGGGCAACTGCCTGCGAGGAAAGGAAGCTGCCGTGCTCTTTTTTAATATTCCGGCTTAGCTCAGTTGGTAGAGCGCTTGACTGTTAATCAAGATGTCGTCAGTTCGAGTCTGACAGCCGGAGTGCTTTGTATGGAATGTTGTCCGAGCGGCTTAAGGAGCATGATTGGAAATCATGTATACGGGCTTATACCTGTATCGAGGGTTCAAATCCCTCACATTCCGTAAATATATATGAATTGGAACTATGTTAACATAGTTCCTTTTTTTCTACCTAATTTTTCATATATAATGGAGAAAGGGAGGAAATATCGTGAAGCTACGAAAACTAATTCCATTTCTATTTTTAATATCTCTATTAGCTATAACATTTTCCGCTTGTTCGACAAAGGGAGAAGAGAATACTGCTAAGCATAGAGTTAATATTGTAACTTCTACTAATATTTATGCAGATATTGCTAAAAATATAGTTGGTAAACATGGTCATGTACAAGCTATTATAAAAAACGGCGATACAGATCCACATGATTTTGAGCCTACGACTGGCTCTGCCAAAGAAGTAGCTAATGCTAATATTGTTATTGCCAACGGTCTAGGATATGATGACTGGATGACTAATTTAGCCAATGCTAATGATATTCATGTGGTTAAAGTTGGTAATCAATTGATGGGATTAAAACAGGGGGATAATCCTCATATTTGGTATAACTTAAACATGCCTAAAAAGTATGTTGATTATCTAGTTAAAACAGCAAGTAAAATTGATCCAAAACATGCAGCATATTTTAAGTCTAATGCTGCAAGCTATTTGCAAAAGATTGATAGTATAAAGAAAATTGCTGCTAAAATTAATGGGCGTGAAGATAAAGCGGTTTATGTTAGTGAGCCCGTGTTTGATTATGCACTAGAACGGTGTCATTTTAAGATTGGCAATCAGGCATTTGAAGAAGCTGTAGAAAATGAAACGGATCCGAGTGCGCAAGTTATTCATGAGATGCAAGTCAAAATTAAAGCTAGAAAAATTGCTTTCTTTGTTAATAATATTCAAGCATCAAGTAGTACAGTTAGTGGCATGGTTAAACTAGCAGAGCAACATAATATTCCAGTTCTCGATGTAAGGGAAACAATGCCTAATGGAATTAGTTATTATTACTGGATGAAAGCGAATTATCAAAAATTATTTGAAATTTTTTTAAAATAACTATTGCATAATTAGGGACTATCAGGTAATATAATAAACGTTGTGATTGAGAGATCACGGTGGTAATAACTAATAAAAATAAATAAAAAAAGTTCTTGACTTTTAAAACATGATTAGTTATTATAATAAAGTGCTCTTGATTAAGAGATATGACCCGTTGGTCAAGTGGTTAAGACACGGCCCTTTCACGGCCGTAACATGGGTTCAAATCCCGTACGGGTCACTAATGGAGGATTAGCTCAGCTGGGAGAGCATCTGCCTTACAAGCAGGAGGTCACAGGTTCGAGCCCTGTATCCTCCATTGTTCGGGACTACCGCCGCCGCGGTAGTCTTTTTTTATGCAAAAAGAACGAACAAGCAAAATTATTATTTTATCGGTTCAAGTCCTGAGAGGATTCACTATGATTAGTGAAGATGCCTTGTAACCGAATAGCTAATGTCTATATAGGGGGACTAATATGGAAAGACGTTTGTTTACTTCAGAATCAGTTTCTGAAGGACATCCGGATAAAGTTGCTGATCAGATTTCTGATGCAATTTTAGATGCGATGTTAAAGAAGGATCCTAATTCACACGTAGCTTGTGAAACGATCGTAACTACTGGGATGGTTTTTGTCTTTGGTGAAATTTCTACCAACGCTTATGTTGATATTCAAGATGTAGTGCGGAAGACTATTTTGAAGATCGGCTATGATCGTCCAGAATTAGGTTTTGATGGCAATAACTGTGCTGTGATGGTTGACATCGATGAGCAATCACCTGATATTGCTGGTGGGGTTGATCACTCACTTGAAACTAGAGAAAACAAGTCTGATAACGATGAATTGGATCAAATTGGTGCTGGTGACCAAGGTTTGATGTTTGGCTTTGCGATTAAAGAGACACCTGAACTCATGCCATTACCAATTTCGCTTGCTCATCGTTTAATGAGACGTGTTGCTGCTTTGAGAAAAGACCATACTTTAGATTGGCTTCGTCCGGATGCTAAGGCTCAAGTCACTGTTGAATATGATGGAAACAATAAGCCATTAAGAGTGGATACTGTTGTTATCTCTACTCAAACTGATGCAGAAGTTTCTAATGAAGAAATCCATCGGGCAATGATTGATTTAGTCATTAAGGAAGTTATTCCGGCCAAGTACCTAGATGAAAAGACTAAGTTTTTGATTAATCCGTCAGGGCGTTTTGTTATTGGAGGTCCAAAGGGCGATTCTGGTTTAACTGGTCGTAAGATTATCGTTGATACCTATGGTGGTTACGCTCGCCACGGCGGTGGTGCATTTTCAGGTAAGGATCCAACAAAGGTTGACCGTTCAGCTAGTTATGCAGCTCGTTATGTCGCTAAAAATATTGTGGCTGCCGGCCTTGCTTATCGCTGTGAAGTTCAATTGGCTTATGCAATTGGTGTAGCTCACCCAGTTTCAATTATGATTGATACTGCGGGTACTGGTAAGGTTGACGATGATTTGTTAACTGAAGCAGTACGCAATGTTTTTGATCTTCGTCCAGCCGGTATCATTAAGATGCTTGACCTTCGTCGTCCAATCTATGAACAAACGGCCGCATACGGTCACTTTGGTAGAACAGACGTTGATTTGCCATGGGAAAAGACTGATAAAACACAAGATTTGCTTGATTATATTAAAAATAAAAAGAGGAAGTAAAAAAGAATGAAAAAAACAAACGTGCCTATAGTCACGCTTGCGATTTTTATGACAACTTTTATGACTGCCATTGAAGGGACAATTGTTTCTACTGCAATGCCAACCATAGTTTCTGACCTAGATGGGCTCGAGATTATGAATTGGGTTGTATCAATTTTCTTGCTAATGACGGCCGTTTCAACTCCTTTATATGGAAAACTGGCGGATAGCATTGGGCGGAAGCCAGTTTTTTTGTTTGGAATTGCGTTGTTTGTCATAGGCTCATCGCTGTGTGGACTTGCACAAAATATGGTGGAGCTTATCTTATTCAGAGTAATTCAGGGATTAGGTTCTGGCGCGGTTCAGCCAGTTGCCATCACCATTATTGCGGATTTATATGCTCTGCAAAAAAGAGCGAAAATGTTAGGTCTTAACTCTGGTTTTTGGGGAGTAGCATCAGTTATTGCACCGCTATTAGGTGGCTTTATAGTTCAGCATCTATCATGGCACTGGGTTTTCTACATCAATGTGCCAATTGGAATAATTGCCTTTTTGCTAGTAATTTTTTGTTTGCAAGAGCCTAAACATAGCTCTAAGCCTAAGTTAGATTTGCAGGGAACCATTTGGTTAGTAATTTTATTGCTAGCTTTGATGTTTTTCTTACAAGATTTAGGTTCAAACACTAATATCGCCATAATGGCCGCTCTAGCCGTTTTAGTGGTAATTAGTATAATTATGTTCTTTAGAGCAGAAAAGCGCGCAGTTGATCCAATAATGCCACTCACTATGTTAAAAGATAAGGAGTTCCTTGCAATTAACCTGATTACGTTATTGATTTCTGGCGTAGTAATCGGCTTTGAATTTTACATTCCTACCTGGATGCAAGGTATTAATGGTACTAATCCATCTCTAGCCGGTTTTGCTGTAACGCCTAGTTCATTAATGTGGATTGTGGGTTCATTCTTGATTGGTGGAATGCTCGGCCGCTGGGGGATTAAAAAGACATATGATTATATGTTATTGGTTTTAGTTGTGGCCGATTTGGTTTTGATTTTAGTGCCGATTTACACATCATTCTGGGTCTTCTGTGTTATTGCTGCCTTTAATGGGACCGCCTTTGGTGCGATTACGACAGCTTCACAGGTGAGATCGCAGGTTTTGGTTCCGAAGGATGACATAGGTGTTGCCACTTCGTTTAATACGCTGATGAAGTATCTGGGACAGACAATGATGGTTTCTATCTACGGGATTGCTTTTAACACGATGGTAGCTCATGGATTAAATAAGAGACTTGGGTTGAATCAGGAAATGATGAATAAAATTGTTTCGGCAGAAAACGCTAAAAGTTTGGCTGCTAATGTAGTGCCGCAACTGCGGCAGGTCCTGTTAGGCGGTTTAAAAGCCGTTTACGTTGTTTCGATGATTGTCATTGTAGTCTCAATTGTGTTGAATCAACTGTATCGAGATCGAAAATTGAAGAAAAATTAGGTTAATGAGCCACATGCAAAGTAGAGCATGTGGCTTTTTTACTGGAAATTTAATTTCAGCATTTTTATTATATCTACATATATTGAAATATTATTTCTATGAAAGTAAAATAGAGTTAAAAGCAAGGTGATTAAATGAATGTTAGAGATAGAATTTTAGAGAATTATACAGAGTTAAAAAAATCATCACGTATTATTGCTGATGCGGTACTTGAAAATCCAAAAATTTTGTTAAATAAAAATGCTAAAGAAATAGGGAATTATACTAATACATCTGCAGCATCAGTAATTCGTTTTTGTAAGCAATTAAATTATAAAGGGTTAAAGGACTTTCAAATCGATTTAGCTCAAAGTACTGTCAAACAGTCACAACTTAAGCCAATAGATATGATTGTAACTAAAGATGACAAAGCTGATGAAGTTATGACTAAATTAAGGGTTAGTTTGAGTCAAAACTTTGAAGATTTATCTAAGACTATTGATATCAAGGATTTACAAAAAGCTGTATCCTTAATTAAAAAAAGTCGAGCTGTGTATATAGCTGGTATTGGGGCTTCAAGCTTTTCTGCTAAGGATCTTTTTTATAAACTCATTAGAAGTGGAAAAACGGTTTTTTATAATGATGATGTCCACATTGCATTAGAGAGAATATACTATTCAACGCCAAAAGATGTCATGATATGTTTTTCTTATAGCGGATTGACTCAGGAACTATTACTTGCAGTTAAACAAGCTAAAAAAAATAAAACACCAATTGTTGCAGTGACTAGAAAATCCGAATCCCCTTTGAGTAAATTAGCAGATATAAATTTAAAATTACCGGATCATGAATCGCTGATGAGAGTTGGTGCTATAAATTCAACTTTTGCTCAAATGTTTATTTCAAATGTGCTTTATTTATGCTCAATTTCAAGTGATTTAGGTGAGGTAAAACAAGAAATGGAGGCTACAGGAAAGCTTCTCGAAAAATTAAAAGAAAGGAATGATTAATATGAATATCAAGGATTTAACTACAGAGAAAAGAAACAGTGCAACTATGCATATCGATAATATGTCAACTTTAGATATGGTTAAAACTATTAATAAAGAAGATCAGAAAGTTGCTGAAGCAGTAGGAACTCAGGAGGAGCAAATTGCTCAGGCAATTGACATGGCTTCTAAGAAATACCATGATGGTGGACGATTAATATATATTGGAGCTGGCACTAGTGGAAGATTAGGTATATTAGATGCAGTAGAGTTAGTACCAACGTATGGAATTAGCCCTGATCATGCAATAGGATTAATTGCTGGCGGTAAAACTGCAATGTATTTAGCTGTTGAAGGTGCAGAAGATTCAGAATCACTTGCTGCTGAAGACTTAGGTAAGCTAAATTTAACTAGTAAAGATGTAGTTCTAGGATTAGCTGCTAGTGGTCGAACGCCATATGTTATTGGAGGATTAGACTATGCACAAAAAATCGGTGCAGGGACAATTTCAATTGCCTGTGTTAATAATAGTTTAATTGGAAAACATGCAGAAATAGCTATTGAAGCTGTAGTAGGGCCTGAAGTAATTACTGGATCAACTAGAATGAAAGCAGGAACTGCACAAAAGATGATCTTAAATACGATTTCAACGGGCGTAATGATTAAACAAGGAAAAGTTTATCAAAATGTTATGATTGATGTCTTGCCTACTAATAAAAAGCTAGTAAATCGAGCAATTAGAATTATTACGTCAGTTACTAACGTATCAATAGAGCAGGCGAAAGATGTCTTGCTTAAAGCTGATAAAAATGTAGGATTAGCAATTGTTATGGCAAAAACAGGGTTAAATAGTGATGATGCAAGTAAACTATTAGAAAAAAATAATAACAATGTCAGCCAAGTTTTAAATAATTAGCTATACTTTGAAATTAAATTTCAAAAATCATTGATTATATGTCTTAAAAGTGATATTTTGGTATTGAAGTAAGCGCTTACTAATAAAGAATAATGAAATATTATTTCTATTTGTACAAAAATTGCATATTAGTGATTGCTTTTTCAAAAGAGTTTTGATAATACTACTTTGCTAATGAATATTAGTAATAAGTAAGGGAGGGAGAATAATGAAACATCGCAATTTTTTATTAGTTGCTCTTTCAGTTTTACTTTTAGGAGCAGGCTTAACTGGATGCAGTCAGAAAAAAGAGGCTACAGCTACTCCGGCTGTTACACCTCATAAGAGTCAAGTTGTTACAACAACTATGTATTCGAAAAAATTACATATGGATTGGAATTATGATGTATATTTACCAGCAGGTTACAATCCAAAAAGCAGTAAAAGATATCCTGTTTTATATATGTTGCATGGAATCTATGGTAATCATAGAAACTTGCTAGAAAGATTTAATTCTCAACAAATTCTTGATGGAGAAATTCATCGCTGTAATAAAAAGATGATCGTAGTTTTTGTTGATGGCTTTAATAGCTTTTATATTAATCAAAAGCAAGGTGGGATGCAGATGGAAAGTGCCATCGTTGATGACATGGTCCCTACTATTAATAAATTGTATAAGACAGAAACCAATCCTAAACATGTAGGTATTGGTGGTATCTCAATGGGTGGATATGGTGCTGCCAGATTGGCTTTGAAATATCCAGATATTTTTGGAAATGGTGTTCTAATTTCTCCTGCAGTTTGGTACCGTTTGCCAAATAACAACCCAATTAAAACTTCACAGCATGCTTTTCAAGATGGAAAAAGTAACTGGGATTGGAAATTTTATGATAGTGTATTTCCAACTAGGTACATTAATAGTAAATCAGAGAAAGATAAGTTCTTTGTAGAGACTACTTCAAGTGATACTACCGTTCCAGTAAAAAATGTCGATCGCTTTGTGAAAACTCTTAAAAACCATGACATTAGTGTTAAGTTTGTAAGAGACAACGGTGGCAACCATAATTGGGCTTATTGGACTTCAGCAGCTCCACAAGCTTATCAATGGGCATTAGATAATTTAAATTAGGAGGTGTAAAAAATGAGCAAAGATAGTGAATTAGCCAGCAGCATTTTGAATGATATTGGTGGTAAAGACAACGTTTCCGCAGTTATTTCATGTATGACTCGTCTACGGATTAGTGTTAAAGATGATTCAAAAATTAATTTAGATCAGTTAAAGCGGCTTAATGGAGTTTTAGGAGTAGTTCAGTCTGAAACTTTACAAGTTGTACTGGGACCGGGAAAGGTTACTAAAGTTGGAACTGAATTTAGTAAATTAGCCGGTGTGCCACTTGGAGAAGAAGGCGGCGATGATTCCAATGAAACATTAGATGAAGTTAAAGCTAGAGCTCAAAAAAATAAAGCGGCACAAAAAGCTAAACATGATAAGCCTTTACAACGTGGATTGCATCATATTGCTAATGTTTTTATTCCTTTACTTCCAGGAATTATTGCTGCAGGTTTAGTCAATGGTATCTGCAATGTTATTGATTATCAATCTGGTAGTGCTTTTGCCAATGATTGGTGGTATTTAACTATTAAAACAATAGGATGGGGACTATTTGCATTCTTACCAATCTTTGTAGGGATGAATGCAGCTAAAGAATTTAAAGGTAGTGCAATTCTAGGTGGAATTGGTGGTGTATTCTGTTTAAATTTAACAGGTTTTGCTGCGTACCCTTTAAATTCACTGGCAGTATCAATGCCATTCACTAATAAGCCATATGTTGCTGGTGTTGGTGGTTTGCTTACCGCACTGTTTATGGGGATCTTTATCGCATGGACAGAAAGACAGATTAGAAAGTTTATGCCTAATGCTTTAGATACATTCTTAACACCTCTTTGCACCCTGATTTTTTGTGGTTTAATTTCAGTGGTTTTCTTACAACCAGTTGGTGGTTGGCTAACCAATATTATTTACGTGGCTATGGACTTCTTATATGATAAGTTAAGCTGGTTCGGCGGTTATATTTTATCGTCAACTTTCTTAGCATTAGTATCTGTTGGTTTGCATCAAGCTTTAACGCCAATTCATGTTATGCTGAATGACCCTACTGGTCCAACTCATGGAATTAACTATTTACTTCCTATTTTAATGATGGCCGGAGGTGGTCAAGTTGGTGCTGGTTTTGCTCTTTGGCTTAAGAGCAAAAATAAGCGTTTTAAAAATATGGTTATGAGTTCAATTCCTGTAGCTATTTTAGGAGTTGGTGAACCATTAATGTATGCTGTGACCTTACCATTAGGACGTCCATTTATTACGGCTTGTCTTGGTGCTGGTTTCGGTGGTGTTGCAGCATCATTATTCCATTTAGGTACTGTCTCACAGGGGGTATCTGGATTATTTGGACTGTTAATTATGCAGCCAGGTCAACAGGTTGAATTCTTGATTGCTTTGTTAATTTCTTATGTAGGTGGCTTTGTTTTAACATGGTTCTTTGGAATAGATGAAGCAAGAATTAATGAAGTCTTTCCTGAATGATAAAATTAAAGAAATAATTGAAATCATTGTAACTATTACAATGATTTTTATTTTTAACGGAGAAGAAAAAATGCTAGGAATATCTGTATATTTCCAAGATTATGATGAAAACTATTTGAAAAAAGCAGCTCAAGCTGGTGCAAAATACGTTTTTACGTCACTTCAGATTCCAGAAGAAGATTATTCAGATCTGGATCAAAAATTACCTGAATTCTTTGAACTGTGTAATGAATTGGGGCTTGAAGTAATTCCCGATGTTTCTCCAGCAACTTTGGAAAAGCTAGGAATTAAAGAAGGCGATTTTGAAGCTCTAAAAGATAAGGGATTCAAGGCTTTAAGATTAGATTATGGTTTTGATGACTTTGATTTAATCAAAAAGCTACAAAAAAATTTCTTTATTTTACTAAATGCAAGTGTTGTGTCACTGGATTATTTAGATCGCGCTAGAAATGCAGGAGTTGATTTTAATAAATTAGCTCTAACGTATAATTTCTATCCACATACTGATACAGGTATGGGATGGTCAGATTTTAAACGGAAAAATTGGATGTTGAAGGATTATGGCTTAAGAACTCAAGCTTTTGTTCCTGGGGATGCACTTAAACGTTTTCCATTGTATGAGGGTTTGCCAACTGTAGAAAAGCATCGTGGAGTTTCACCTTACGTTGCAGCTGTTGAATTAATTCATGAGGCGAATGTAGATGATGTGTTTATTGGTGATAGCCAGGCTTCAATCAAAAATCTCCAATATATTGTAGATTACCAAAAAGATAAGACTTTAAACTTAGAATGCTCTTTATTGCCACAGTATCAACAACTGTATGATCAAGTGATTGAAGTAAGAAAAGCTGATTCGATTAAGTTTATCTAGAAAACCTGATATTCCAGTTTGCAATACTTTAAATAGGCATAGGGGCACTATTACAATGCAAAACAAATTGGCGCAAAGATATAGTGGTGAAGTTAGTTTGATTAAGTCGAATTTGCTTTTTGAAGCACGTAGTAATGTGATTGGCTTTATTTCGCCTGAGTATGTGAATTTGCTTGATTTTATTGATTCGAATACGAAAATTATTTTTAAAAAGATGTCTTAAAGAAAAATTTATAAAATAACAACTAAATAAATTTAAAAAAATCAAAAATATTTTCATGATGAAAATAATAAAAATAAAGAAAAAAAGGACCAGTTTGTAGTGACCCTCGAAATTCGGACATGAATCTCGAGGGTTTTACTATGTCTAAACTAACTAAAAAGGATAAAATTCATATTTTTGAAGAATGGACTTTAGAAAATAAACGTGGAACGTACTTAAGTAAGAAATATGGTATCAGAAGAGAAAAGGTAAATTATCTAATAAATTTAATTAAAATTCATGGCTTATCAGTACTTGATAAATCTTATACGCATTACTCAAAAGAGTATAAAGAACATGCCATAAAAAGAGTGCTTTTAGGAAATGAATCGATTAATGCAGTAGCACTTGATCTAGGTTTGCCTGGTAATGGTATGTTAAGCAATTGGATTCGCTCTTACAAAGAAAATGGATATAATGTCGTTATCAAGAAGAAAGGACGACGAATCCATGAGCAAGAAAGAGTTAAACGAATTAGAACGGCTCAAGCAAGAAAACGCCAAGTTGCGTCGCCAGAATTTAAAGCTTACTGTCGAAAACGCATATATAAAAAAATTGGATGCCTTGGTTCAAAAAAGAAAGAGCCAACCAAAACAGAAATAGCACAAGCTGTTACCGAATTGAGGCATGAACTGGGGCTCGCAGTAAAGAAGATCATTGAAATTATTAACGCTAATGAAGATCTGCCGCACATCTCGCGCAGTAACTACTATGACGTTTATACTCGTGAGGATAAGGATCAAGTTCATCATAGTGATGTGATGATGCGCATTCGGGAGATCTATGATGAGATTAAGAATCGTTATGTTGCCCCAGGTTATCGTCGTATTACACATATTTTGCATCGTGAAGGCTATCAGATTAATCGTAAAACTGTTAATCGTTTAATGCGCAAAATGGATTTGTACGGTTATGTGATGAAGCGTAGACATCCATATAGCAGCTATCAAGGAGATATTAAAGGCAGAATCAAACCAGACTTAATTAAACGCAAATTCTTTGCTTTAAGACCGAATATGAAATGGTATACCGATATTACCGAATTCAATCTAAGGGGTAAGAAACTCTATTTATCACCTATCATTGATGGCTGCGGACGTGATATCGTTGCTTATAATATTTCTCGTCATCCTAATCTGAAACAAGTGATGTCAATGTTGGATGATGCTTTTAAAACTAATCAGGCACTAAATGGTTTAATCTTTCATACAGATCGAGGCTGGCAATACCAACACAAGGCTTATCAACATGAACTAGCTATTCGCGGTATTGAACAAAGCATGTCTAGAAAAGGCTGTTCTCCAGATGATGGCTTAATGGAGGGCTTCTTTGGCATTCTCAAACGTGAAATGTTCTATGGTCAGGAGAAGAAATATGCTTCACTTGACGAATTAGAGCAAGCTATCAGAAAATATATAGACTATTACAATACGGAAAGAACTAAGGATAAACTAAAAGAACTTACTCCGATAGAATATCGGAATAAGTCCTTAGTCGCATAATATCAATAAAGTGTCCGAAAAATGCGGGTCACT
This is a stretch of genomic DNA from Lactobacillus crispatus. It encodes these proteins:
- a CDS encoding alpha/beta hydrolase → MKHRNFLLVALSVLLLGAGLTGCSQKKEATATPAVTPHKSQVVTTTMYSKKLHMDWNYDVYLPAGYNPKSSKRYPVLYMLHGIYGNHRNLLERFNSQQILDGEIHRCNKKMIVVFVDGFNSFYINQKQGGMQMESAIVDDMVPTINKLYKTETNPKHVGIGGISMGGYGAARLALKYPDIFGNGVLISPAVWYRLPNNNPIKTSQHAFQDGKSNWDWKFYDSVFPTRYINSKSEKDKFFVETTSSDTTVPVKNVDRFVKTLKNHDISVKFVRDNGGNHNWAYWTSAAPQAYQWALDNLN
- the metK gene encoding methionine adenosyltransferase, producing MERRLFTSESVSEGHPDKVADQISDAILDAMLKKDPNSHVACETIVTTGMVFVFGEISTNAYVDIQDVVRKTILKIGYDRPELGFDGNNCAVMVDIDEQSPDIAGGVDHSLETRENKSDNDELDQIGAGDQGLMFGFAIKETPELMPLPISLAHRLMRRVAALRKDHTLDWLRPDAKAQVTVEYDGNNKPLRVDTVVISTQTDAEVSNEEIHRAMIDLVIKEVIPAKYLDEKTKFLINPSGRFVIGGPKGDSGLTGRKIIVDTYGGYARHGGGAFSGKDPTKVDRSASYAARYVAKNIVAAGLAYRCEVQLAYAIGVAHPVSIMIDTAGTGKVDDDLLTEAVRNVFDLRPAGIIKMLDLRRPIYEQTAAYGHFGRTDVDLPWEKTDKTQDLLDYIKNKKRK
- a CDS encoding metal ABC transporter solute-binding protein, Zn/Mn family — translated: MKLRKLIPFLFLISLLAITFSACSTKGEENTAKHRVNIVTSTNIYADIAKNIVGKHGHVQAIIKNGDTDPHDFEPTTGSAKEVANANIVIANGLGYDDWMTNLANANDIHVVKVGNQLMGLKQGDNPHIWYNLNMPKKYVDYLVKTASKIDPKHAAYFKSNAASYLQKIDSIKKIAAKINGREDKAVYVSEPVFDYALERCHFKIGNQAFEEAVENETDPSAQVIHEMQVKIKARKIAFFVNNIQASSSTVSGMVKLAEQHNIPVLDVRETMPNGISYYYWMKANYQKLFEIFLK
- a CDS encoding IS3 family transposase, with product MSKLTKKDKIHIFEEWTLENKRGTYLSKKYGIRREKVNYLINLIKIHGLSVLDKSYTHYSKEYKEHAIKRVLLGNESINAVALDLGLPGNGMLSNWIRSYKENGYNVVIKKKGRRIHEQERVKRIRTAQARKRQVASPEFKAYCRKRIYKKIGCLGSKKKEPTKTEIAQAVTELRHELGLAVKKIIEIINANEDLPHISRSNYYDVYTREDKDQVHHSDVMMRIREIYDEIKNRYVAPGYRRITHILHREGYQINRKTVNRLMRKMDLYGYVMKRRHPYSSYQGDIKGRIKPDLIKRKFFALRPNMKWYTDITEFNLRGKKLYLSPIIDGCGRDIVAYNISRHPNLKQVMSMLDDAFKTNQALNGLIFHTDRGWQYQHKAYQHELAIRGIEQSMSRKGCSPDDGLMEGFFGILKREMFYGQEKKYASLDELEQAIRKYIDYYNTERTKDKLKELTPIEYRNKSLVA
- a CDS encoding MDR family MFS transporter, producing the protein MKKTNVPIVTLAIFMTTFMTAIEGTIVSTAMPTIVSDLDGLEIMNWVVSIFLLMTAVSTPLYGKLADSIGRKPVFLFGIALFVIGSSLCGLAQNMVELILFRVIQGLGSGAVQPVAITIIADLYALQKRAKMLGLNSGFWGVASVIAPLLGGFIVQHLSWHWVFYINVPIGIIAFLLVIFCLQEPKHSSKPKLDLQGTIWLVILLLALMFFLQDLGSNTNIAIMAALAVLVVISIIMFFRAEKRAVDPIMPLTMLKDKEFLAINLITLLISGVVIGFEFYIPTWMQGINGTNPSLAGFAVTPSSLMWIVGSFLIGGMLGRWGIKKTYDYMLLVLVVADLVLILVPIYTSFWVFCVIAAFNGTAFGAITTASQVRSQVLVPKDDIGVATSFNTLMKYLGQTMMVSIYGIAFNTMVAHGLNKRLGLNQEMMNKIVSAENAKSLAANVVPQLRQVLLGGLKAVYVVSMIVIVVSIVLNQLYRDRKLKKN
- a CDS encoding PTS transporter subunit EIIC, encoding MSKDSELASSILNDIGGKDNVSAVISCMTRLRISVKDDSKINLDQLKRLNGVLGVVQSETLQVVLGPGKVTKVGTEFSKLAGVPLGEEGGDDSNETLDEVKARAQKNKAAQKAKHDKPLQRGLHHIANVFIPLLPGIIAAGLVNGICNVIDYQSGSAFANDWWYLTIKTIGWGLFAFLPIFVGMNAAKEFKGSAILGGIGGVFCLNLTGFAAYPLNSLAVSMPFTNKPYVAGVGGLLTALFMGIFIAWTERQIRKFMPNALDTFLTPLCTLIFCGLISVVFLQPVGGWLTNIIYVAMDFLYDKLSWFGGYILSSTFLALVSVGLHQALTPIHVMLNDPTGPTHGINYLLPILMMAGGGQVGAGFALWLKSKNKRFKNMVMSSIPVAILGVGEPLMYAVTLPLGRPFITACLGAGFGGVAASLFHLGTVSQGVSGLFGLLIMQPGQQVEFLIALLISYVGGFVLTWFFGIDEARINEVFPE
- the murQ gene encoding N-acetylmuramic acid 6-phosphate etherase, which translates into the protein MNIKDLTTEKRNSATMHIDNMSTLDMVKTINKEDQKVAEAVGTQEEQIAQAIDMASKKYHDGGRLIYIGAGTSGRLGILDAVELVPTYGISPDHAIGLIAGGKTAMYLAVEGAEDSESLAAEDLGKLNLTSKDVVLGLAASGRTPYVIGGLDYAQKIGAGTISIACVNNSLIGKHAEIAIEAVVGPEVITGSTRMKAGTAQKMILNTISTGVMIKQGKVYQNVMIDVLPTNKKLVNRAIRIITSVTNVSIEQAKDVLLKADKNVGLAIVMAKTGLNSDDASKLLEKNNNNVSQVLNN
- a CDS encoding MurR/RpiR family transcriptional regulator encodes the protein MNVRDRILENYTELKKSSRIIADAVLENPKILLNKNAKEIGNYTNTSAASVIRFCKQLNYKGLKDFQIDLAQSTVKQSQLKPIDMIVTKDDKADEVMTKLRVSLSQNFEDLSKTIDIKDLQKAVSLIKKSRAVYIAGIGASSFSAKDLFYKLIRSGKTVFYNDDVHIALERIYYSTPKDVMICFSYSGLTQELLLAVKQAKKNKTPIVAVTRKSESPLSKLADINLKLPDHESLMRVGAINSTFAQMFISNVLYLCSISSDLGEVKQEMEATGKLLEKLKERND